Proteins encoded within one genomic window of Patescibacteria group bacterium:
- the tmk gene encoding dTMP kinase, whose amino-acid sequence MANLNGIFITFEGGEGTGKSTQVKLLAEWLTEAKHDVFTLREPGGEETAEKIRQIILDPPSPLTTNAELLLFLASRSQVCEKLIKPHLHKGSVVICDRFIDSSAVYQGYVRGIELGEVNNLNLFATGNIKPDLTILLDIDPKIGLSRQEDQNRFEKEGLEFHQKIRQAYLDLAKNNPDRIKVVDASGTVDEVHEAIVKVIQSYSQNK is encoded by the coding sequence ATGGCAAATCTAAACGGCATTTTTATTACTTTTGAGGGTGGCGAAGGCACCGGTAAATCGACGCAAGTAAAATTGCTCGCCGAGTGGTTAACCGAGGCTAAGCATGATGTTTTTACCCTGCGAGAGCCAGGTGGTGAAGAGACAGCCGAAAAAATTCGCCAGATTATTTTAGATCCACCGTCACCACTAACGACCAACGCCGAACTGCTTCTATTTTTAGCGTCTAGGTCGCAAGTTTGTGAGAAACTAATCAAGCCGCATTTACACAAAGGTTCTGTGGTTATTTGTGATCGATTTATCGATTCATCCGCGGTGTATCAAGGATATGTTCGCGGGATTGAACTTGGAGAGGTGAATAATCTGAATCTATTTGCCACTGGTAATATCAAACCAGATTTGACGATATTGTTAGACATTGACCCAAAGATCGGGTTGTCGCGGCAAGAAGATCAGAATCGTTTTGAAAAAGAGGGTTTAGAATTTCATCAAAAAATTCGTCAGGCGTATTTGGATTTGGCAAAAAATAATCCTGATCGAATAAAGGTGGTTGATGCATCTGGGACTGTTGATGAAGTTCACGAGGCGATTGTTAAAGTAATTCAGTCGTATTCCCAAAATAAATAG
- a CDS encoding prepilin-type N-terminal cleavage/methylation domain-containing protein: MIILRRRSFTLIELMIVLTIIGILTAISVGSYSRAQMRSRDTTRKTSVLAIQSALEQYKSVNNVYAPNWSSARAGAMCQGNRNAGADFTGLGDCNLVVSLDPSISSYVAAQYAYADPMFNTDNTNAATIAASAYLLPLLSKPKAVTGSFTAAGGFPVWDSSADASAVWRAGAISYRAQQKYYVLRVALENQATPCTEGYNAANTGYFSNPVAAPFNQWRDATYPVNNGNCDNNTYKIFQKSSLSSLH, encoded by the coding sequence GTGATTATACTTAGACGTCGTTCTTTTACTTTGATTGAATTGATGATTGTTTTGACGATTATTGGGATTTTAACTGCCATTTCTGTTGGTAGCTATTCTCGGGCGCAAATGCGTTCACGAGACACAACCCGAAAAACGTCGGTTTTGGCCATTCAATCTGCTTTGGAGCAATACAAATCGGTCAATAATGTGTATGCGCCAAACTGGTCTAGTGCCAGAGCGGGGGCTATGTGCCAAGGAAATCGTAATGCCGGTGCCGACTTTACCGGTTTGGGCGATTGTAATTTAGTGGTCAGCTTAGATCCTTCTATTAGCAGTTACGTTGCAGCGCAATATGCGTATGCTGACCCGATGTTTAATACAGACAATACAAACGCCGCTACTATTGCTGCCAGTGCTTATTTATTACCACTACTTTCTAAACCCAAGGCCGTTACAGGGTCATTTACGGCTGCCGGCGGTTTCCCGGTTTGGGATAGTAGTGCCGACGCTTCAGCTGTTTGGAGGGCGGGAGCGATTAGTTATCGGGCACAGCAAAAATACTATGTGCTGCGAGTGGCTTTAGAGAATCAAGCTACCCCGTGCACGGAAGGTTATAACGCTGCAAATACCGGATATTTCTCAAATCCTGTTGCAGCCCCGTTTAATCAGTGGCGAGATGCTACTTATCCAGTGAATAACGGTAATTGCGATAATAATACGTATAAAATTTTCCAAAAATCCAGTTTATCCAGCTTGCACTAA
- a CDS encoding ribonuclease HII, producing the protein MNTIIAGIDEVGRGAWAGPIVAAAVILDTEIDGLTDSKLLSKTKREQLDQIIRQVALDLFIAEVSASEIDRLGLAEANRLVMRLALAGLKTRPNLVKIDGFSCQTDIPEEVIIHGDLLVPQISAASIVAKVYRDRLMYGLDTDDRYGFKLHVGYGTKLHQERLQKYGPSQHHRMSFRPVKKIQLAELD; encoded by the coding sequence ATGAATACAATAATCGCCGGGATTGATGAGGTTGGTAGAGGGGCGTGGGCGGGGCCAATAGTGGCCGCCGCCGTCATTCTCGATACCGAAATAGACGGGTTAACCGATTCAAAGCTGTTATCTAAAACTAAGCGCGAGCAGCTAGACCAAATAATCCGTCAGGTCGCTTTAGATTTATTTATCGCTGAAGTCAGCGCTTCTGAAATCGATCGGCTAGGCCTAGCCGAGGCAAACCGGTTGGTAATGCGTTTGGCGCTTGCAGGACTTAAAACAAGGCCGAATTTGGTTAAAATTGATGGCTTTTCATGCCAAACCGACATTCCAGAAGAGGTAATAATTCACGGTGATTTATTGGTGCCACAGATTAGTGCCGCCTCCATAGTTGCCAAGGTCTATCGGGATAGGTTAATGTATGGGTTAGATACGGACGACCGCTACGGTTTCAAATTGCACGTTGGTTACGGTACCAAATTGCACCAAGAGCGGTTGCAGAAATATGGGCCGTCACAGCATCACCGCATGTCGTTTAGGCCGGTAAAAAAGATCCAATTGGCCGAATTGGACTAA
- a CDS encoding DNA recombination protein RmuC, which yields MNAESILFLLGGLTVGAMVAIFLRRGKSTDNALLHQRMDALNTGMLQQMQQFQLLLQTQLQEHRETLDKSGASVGQKLDQTTTLFNQVTERLAHLDEGSKQILAIGKDLTSLQDILKTPKLRGNLGELFLGDMLAQLLPKDQYKLQYNFKSGERVDAVVKLHDGLLVPIDAKFPMENFRRLVDSKNDLEKEQMSKAFKSDVKKHIDDIAKKYILPAEGTFDFALMYVPAENLYYETVLKDDKDDSVLSYAFAKKVIPVSPNTLYIYLQAILLGLKGLKIEEQAHHILTNLQTLAHDFEKFSKSYSGLGSHIQGAQTKYLETEKQINKIELRLSSVGEEAVVKLPDNPVIVDKDR from the coding sequence ATGAACGCTGAATCAATTTTATTTTTACTCGGTGGGTTGACTGTTGGTGCCATGGTTGCCATTTTTTTGCGTCGGGGTAAATCAACCGATAACGCGTTATTGCATCAGCGCATGGACGCCCTAAACACCGGCATGCTGCAGCAGATGCAGCAATTTCAGCTATTGTTGCAAACTCAATTACAAGAACATCGCGAAACATTGGATAAATCCGGCGCTTCGGTAGGCCAAAAATTAGATCAAACTACCACCTTGTTTAATCAGGTTACCGAACGACTCGCCCATTTGGACGAAGGCTCGAAACAAATTTTAGCTATTGGCAAAGATTTGACCTCGCTTCAAGACATCCTTAAAACTCCTAAACTACGTGGCAATTTGGGCGAGTTGTTTTTGGGTGATATGCTGGCGCAGCTGCTGCCCAAGGATCAATATAAATTGCAATACAATTTTAAGAGCGGCGAACGGGTAGATGCGGTGGTTAAATTGCACGATGGTTTACTGGTGCCAATTGACGCCAAGTTTCCAATGGAAAACTTCCGCCGGTTGGTTGATAGTAAAAACGATTTGGAAAAAGAACAAATGAGCAAGGCGTTTAAATCCGACGTTAAAAAACACATCGACGATATTGCCAAGAAATACATTTTACCCGCAGAAGGAACTTTTGATTTTGCCTTAATGTATGTACCGGCCGAAAATTTATATTACGAAACGGTGCTAAAAGATGATAAAGACGATTCGGTTTTATCTTATGCTTTTGCCAAAAAAGTGATTCCGGTTTCACCAAACACTCTTTATATTTACTTACAGGCTATATTGCTCGGACTTAAGGGGCTAAAAATTGAAGAGCAAGCTCATCACATTTTGACCAATTTACAAACACTGGCGCATGATTTTGAGAAGTTTTCCAAGAGCTATTCCGGTTTGGGTAGCCATATTCAAGGCGCGCAGACAAAATACTTGGAAACCGAAAAGCAGATAAACAAAATTGAGCTTCGTTTAAGTTCGGTAGGCGAAGAAGCGGTAGTAAAATTACCGGATAACCCTGTGATAGTTGACAAAGACAGATAA
- a CDS encoding DUF378 domain-containing protein: MKKMGTLDWVAFVLVIVGALNWGLVGLFKYDLVAKIFGDMSTVSRVVYDLVGLGALYLLVMAFSKKE, translated from the coding sequence ATGAAAAAGATGGGTACGTTAGATTGGGTAGCTTTTGTATTAGTAATCGTCGGTGCATTGAACTGGGGATTAGTCGGTCTTTTCAAATATGATCTTGTCGCTAAAATCTTTGGCGATATGAGCACGGTATCTCGTGTCGTTTACGATTTAGTGGGTTTGGGAGCGCTATATCTATTAGTAATGGCGTTTAGCAAAAAAGAATAA
- a CDS encoding thymidylate synthase, which produces MKYQLYLPEKYPVVTGENASVGLATCWSDPNLLLKKDPTITKHIGLMGTLYSKEGVSVILRNLCLNPTIKTMVVWGNAPLSNTQFGIAGRNLLKTFFDSSIGKDNLVNGTSDRLHPEIDPDVLEKVRQNVKLLDLSDLDYDKMISKVKNLTSDTKPYMKPTSFPETKRDVDASAPSEEIGFAVHHPTLAGAWAQVVDRILLYGGIKKTEYGNLQKELQVVTWVIHQEDLAKFAIPDWPEELLKAVGMHKDMLKEYATAFLDAKLPEGTVYTYGSRLRNYPGDLDQVDEIVRHLKSSPITRRAFGTTLYPPFDMKHHSPPCLCLIQFLTTVEGKLNLIATFRSHDIFKAALPNAFALLNLQKYVAEETNLPIGSLAITSHSAHMYEEDWENAKKLVDCALRGRVKAQFDESADLDPRGIVRIQVDGGKIILKLISLSGTEIAEEIGTKAREIALRLAKRNLLSRGDHYVDITLELIKAELALQLNIPYNQDKPLIVDKHFTLR; this is translated from the coding sequence ATGAAATACCAACTTTATTTACCTGAAAAATATCCGGTGGTGACCGGTGAAAACGCCTCGGTTGGTTTGGCAACGTGTTGGTCCGACCCAAATTTGCTGCTCAAAAAAGATCCGACCATTACCAAGCACATTGGGCTGATGGGTACGCTTTACAGCAAAGAAGGCGTTTCGGTGATTTTGCGTAATTTGTGCTTGAATCCAACCATTAAAACGATGGTGGTTTGGGGCAACGCGCCACTATCAAACACTCAATTTGGCATTGCCGGCCGCAATTTACTCAAAACTTTTTTCGATAGTAGCATAGGCAAAGATAACCTAGTAAACGGAACATCAGACAGGCTGCATCCTGAAATTGATCCGGACGTGTTAGAAAAAGTGCGCCAAAATGTTAAATTGCTCGATTTATCTGACCTAGACTACGACAAAATGATCTCCAAAGTGAAAAATCTAACCTCAGACACTAAGCCATATATGAAGCCCACTTCTTTTCCCGAAACCAAGCGCGATGTTGACGCCTCGGCGCCATCGGAAGAAATTGGGTTTGCAGTGCATCATCCTACTCTGGCTGGCGCATGGGCGCAGGTGGTTGATCGCATTTTGCTTTACGGTGGCATCAAAAAAACCGAATATGGCAATTTGCAGAAAGAGTTGCAGGTGGTTACTTGGGTGATTCATCAAGAAGATTTAGCCAAGTTTGCTATTCCGGATTGGCCGGAGGAGCTGTTGAAAGCAGTTGGGATGCACAAAGATATGCTTAAAGAATACGCCACGGCGTTTTTGGATGCAAAGCTGCCCGAGGGCACGGTGTACACCTATGGGAGCCGTTTGCGCAATTACCCGGGTGATTTAGATCAAGTTGATGAGATTGTACGTCATCTAAAATCATCACCTATCACTCGCCGCGCTTTTGGCACCACGTTGTACCCGCCGTTTGATATGAAACATCACTCACCACCGTGTTTGTGCTTGATTCAGTTTTTGACGACCGTTGAAGGTAAACTAAACTTAATCGCCACATTCAGATCACATGATATCTTTAAGGCGGCGTTACCCAACGCTTTTGCGCTGCTAAATTTACAAAAATACGTTGCCGAAGAGACTAATTTGCCAATTGGATCTTTGGCCATCACCTCGCACTCCGCGCATATGTACGAAGAAGATTGGGAGAATGCCAAAAAGTTGGTGGATTGTGCGTTGCGCGGGCGGGTGAAAGCGCAATTTGATGAGTCTGCAGATTTAGATCCACGTGGAATTGTGCGAATACAGGTTGATGGTGGCAAAATCATCTTAAAGCTAATTAGTTTGTCAGGTACCGAAATTGCCGAAGAAATTGGCACAAAAGCGCGTGAAATTGCGCTACGTTTAGCCAAACGTAATTTACTGTCGCGCGGTGATCATTATGTGGATATAACGCTAGAGTTAATTAAAGCCGAGCTGGCTCTGCAATTAAACATTCCGTATAATCAAGACAAACCGTTGATTGTGGATAAACATTTTACATTACGATAG
- the uvrA gene encoding excinuclease ABC subunit UvrA yields MPDKKLLRIIGAREHNLKNISVDIPRDQLVVITGLSGSGKSSLAFDTIYAEGQRRYVESLSSYARQFLGIMEKPDVDQIDGLSPAISIDQKSTSRNPRSTVGTITEIYDLLRLMFARVGTPHCPNCGKVIDRQSATQIVDLILEFGKKSKEPIKLFILGPLISDKKGEHKQVFERVRKSGFVRVRVDGNVMELEEAEDLDLDKQKKHSIEVVVDRLVVGANLNAELEDRNRIANSVEKALEIGSGLVHLLNIETGKIDTFSEQFACSDCGISLPEIEPRLFSFNNPFGACPNCHGLGYLMKIDRDLVVPNKKLTIAEGAIKPLVRTTTSSSWYVRLLEVVGQAYGFTVNTPFDQITDTAKEIIFDGAGDQEFELQRYSTTWEGVIPNLTRRHKETESEFMRAEIERYMIDSKCLVCDGKRLKPEALAVKINQKSIAEVTSLSIDEAHDFVSNLKLTDRNTVIAKQIVKEAKSRLNFLQNVGLAYLNLDRSATTLSGGEAQRIRLATQIGSSLMGVLYILDEPSIGLHQRDNAKLLDALKKLRDLGNSVIVVEHDQETMEQADFLIDIGPGAGENGGNVVAIGTPTEVKKNENSVTGQYLSGKKEIATPKLRREITDRALTIVGATQNNLQNIDVKIPLGVFVCVSGVSGSGKSTLINDILAKTLEQKFHHARTNPGKHKEILGLSYLDKVITIDQSPIGRTPRSNPATYTGLFTFIRDLFSLTSDARMRGYKAGRFSFNVKGGRCETCHGDGVLKIEMHFLPDVYVTCEECHGKRYNHEALEIKYKGKNISEVLDMTVEQALEFFDAVPAAKTKLQTLFDVGLGYIHLGQPATTLSGGEAQRVKLATELSRRGTGKTFYILDEPTTGLHFEDVKHLISVLQALVDKGNSVLVIEHNLDVIKSADYVIDLGPEGGVAGGLLIASGTPEEVAKVEKSSTGQYLKNVLKSN; encoded by the coding sequence ATGCCCGACAAAAAACTACTGCGCATTATTGGCGCACGCGAACATAATCTAAAAAATATTTCGGTGGATATTCCACGCGATCAGCTGGTGGTTATCACCGGTTTGTCCGGCTCGGGCAAATCCTCTTTGGCGTTTGATACTATCTATGCCGAAGGTCAGCGCAGATACGTTGAATCGTTATCCAGTTACGCTCGCCAGTTTTTGGGCATTATGGAGAAACCAGATGTTGATCAAATTGATGGATTATCACCGGCAATTTCAATCGATCAAAAATCTACTAGCCGCAATCCTCGTTCCACCGTGGGCACTATCACCGAAATTTATGATCTGTTAAGGTTGATGTTTGCTCGGGTGGGCACGCCGCACTGCCCGAATTGTGGAAAAGTAATCGACCGGCAATCAGCCACTCAAATTGTTGATTTAATTTTGGAGTTTGGCAAAAAATCCAAAGAGCCAATTAAGTTGTTCATATTGGGGCCGTTAATTTCGGATAAAAAAGGAGAGCACAAACAGGTTTTTGAGCGCGTACGCAAAAGCGGCTTTGTGCGGGTTCGGGTTGATGGCAACGTAATGGAGTTAGAAGAAGCTGAAGATTTAGATCTAGACAAGCAGAAAAAACATTCCATTGAAGTGGTAGTTGACCGGTTGGTGGTAGGTGCAAATTTGAATGCCGAACTTGAAGACCGTAACCGCATTGCCAATTCAGTTGAAAAAGCCCTCGAAATTGGCAGTGGACTGGTTCATCTCTTAAATATCGAAACCGGGAAAATCGATACTTTCTCGGAGCAGTTTGCGTGTAGTGATTGTGGCATTTCGTTGCCCGAAATCGAGCCGCGGCTATTTTCTTTTAACAACCCGTTTGGGGCATGTCCAAATTGCCACGGCCTTGGGTATTTAATGAAAATTGATCGTGATTTAGTGGTGCCAAACAAAAAACTGACTATTGCCGAGGGCGCAATAAAGCCGTTGGTTCGCACCACCACATCGTCTAGTTGGTATGTTAGATTGCTTGAGGTGGTTGGCCAAGCTTATGGTTTTACCGTTAATACTCCATTTGATCAGATTACAGACACTGCCAAAGAAATTATCTTTGATGGCGCAGGCGATCAAGAGTTTGAATTACAACGCTATTCCACCACTTGGGAAGGGGTAATTCCAAACTTAACGCGTCGTCACAAAGAAACCGAATCCGAATTTATGCGCGCCGAGATTGAGCGATATATGATTGATTCCAAGTGTTTGGTGTGTGATGGGAAACGGTTAAAACCAGAGGCACTGGCGGTCAAGATTAATCAAAAATCGATTGCCGAAGTAACCAGTTTATCCATAGATGAAGCTCATGATTTTGTATCTAATCTTAAACTAACAGACCGCAACACGGTTATCGCCAAGCAAATTGTGAAAGAAGCTAAATCGCGCTTGAATTTTTTGCAAAACGTCGGTTTGGCTTATCTAAACTTAGATCGTTCTGCCACCACGTTGTCGGGCGGAGAAGCGCAACGTATTCGTTTAGCCACCCAAATTGGCTCGTCGTTGATGGGGGTTTTGTATATTTTGGATGAACCGTCAATCGGCCTGCATCAACGCGACAACGCCAAACTATTAGATGCGCTAAAGAAACTACGTGATCTAGGTAACTCGGTTATTGTGGTTGAGCACGATCAAGAAACAATGGAACAAGCAGATTTCTTAATCGATATTGGCCCTGGTGCGGGAGAAAATGGTGGAAATGTGGTAGCCATTGGTACACCAACCGAGGTCAAAAAGAACGAAAACTCGGTTACCGGGCAATACCTATCTGGTAAAAAAGAGATTGCGACGCCAAAATTACGTCGAGAAATTACTGATCGTGCGCTAACCATTGTGGGCGCTACCCAGAACAATCTGCAAAATATTGACGTTAAAATTCCACTAGGCGTGTTTGTTTGTGTCAGCGGTGTTTCCGGATCAGGAAAATCCACTTTAATTAACGATATTCTGGCCAAAACTTTGGAACAGAAATTCCATCACGCTCGCACAAATCCGGGCAAGCACAAAGAGATTTTGGGTCTATCTTATCTTGATAAAGTTATTACTATTGATCAATCACCAATCGGTCGCACACCACGCTCAAATCCCGCCACTTACACCGGTTTATTCACCTTTATTCGCGATTTGTTTTCGCTTACCTCAGACGCCCGAATGCGCGGATACAAAGCGGGCAGATTCTCATTCAATGTTAAAGGTGGGCGATGCGAAACTTGTCATGGCGATGGAGTGCTGAAAATTGAAATGCATTTCTTGCCCGATGTCTATGTAACATGTGAAGAATGTCACGGTAAACGTTACAACCACGAGGCGCTAGAGATCAAATATAAGGGCAAAAACATTTCGGAAGTGCTAGATATGACGGTTGAGCAAGCGTTAGAGTTTTTTGACGCCGTGCCAGCCGCCAAAACCAAACTACAAACGTTGTTTGATGTTGGGTTGGGCTACATTCACCTTGGCCAGCCCGCGACCACTTTGTCGGGTGGAGAAGCTCAGCGAGTCAAATTAGCCACCGAGCTGTCGCGTCGTGGTACCGGCAAAACATTTTATATTCTAGACGAACCAACCACCGGTTTGCACTTTGAAGATGTTAAACATCTAATTAGTGTGTTGCAGGCTTTAGTTGATAAAGGAAATTCAGTACTAGTGATTGAGCATAATTTAGACGTAATTAAATCGGCTGATTATGTTATTGATCTAGGCCCAGAGGGCGGTGTAGCTGGAGGATTGCTAATTGCTTCGGGTACACCGGAAGAAGTGGCTAAGGTGGAAAAATCATCGACAGGGCAGTATCTGAAAAATGTTCTAAAATCAAATTAA